The DNA region AAACTGATTTTTCCGTTTCcgtttaatgaaatttttttcgTAGCTCGAATTTAATGCTACGGTAGAGTTATGATCCGattttttgcgtttttagtagCAGTTCGTAAATTCGTGTTACCGTGAACTGCTACCGATACctatatttcttgtagtgtgcAGCCGGATATGGAAAGTTGTTGGAGAGAGAGATCCGCCTGATCTCCTGGGGGCTGGTGCATCTAAAGACGTCCTCCTTGTCTTCTGTTTGGTCTAGAGCATCTCCTGGTTTCCACAAATAGGTTTGGATCGGACCAAATcgaattggttggcaactttcccaaattGATGTCGGTTTGACcagttttgggaaattgattgtatcttggtttTCTCTTGACCAATTCGCTAGACTTCCTGAATAGCTGACAAATCCCTCTTGAAGCCCATTATTAATTCTGGAGAAGGTCGCCTCGTGTTTGGACTGAAATCCACTTCTAAAGCCTGATACTcgcaactggatgggctggaAAACCTCTAGTTTGTAAAATCaataactccttggtccggtaagcttttctggaaattccaattgggctggactccttcttgagtgtagaatccactAAAATTGGTTTCATtccaaaactccttttggttgtcgagatatacgccgtggactggacctatgtcgctggtatcGCCTAGGGGGTTGTTTTGGACAGTTTGGGGAACctccggttcagctactggtttgatggccgcatcagaagatatctgaaatgtgaatatatatctaaaaatatatgttataattatatttataattattttaatattttaaattaatattataagttaactatagtagttattttcggtacttttgagtatttttggataaaatatgatagtttggataaaagtttacccataaaaactgtatagaataaatatttttggttacttttggtttcttttgagtaatttggatacaaaaatttgaaccgaatcagatactttggttactatgagtacaaataaccgaacccgttttagatactttggttatttgattatttgattattttcaggttcttatgcatgagaaccgaatccACTCGGACTcggaaagacccgactcgaaccctacccgaaattttataatacatgaatgaggtttaatttcaaaacccgaaaaacccgatacccgaaagaaccgatccgtaccaGAACGGGTACCCTAACATCCAGGTCttatgagtatttatgtttagaaaaattaaactttatgagtatttatgtttagaaaaattaaactttattcttaatgaattaagttggtataactctgataaattaattttattatgtggttaattttttcaataaaaaattatatacttttaataaagatttatacttttcaatgaaaaaatttcaaaaacatttatgagtgcttaaattatattaaaaagaaaatacataataattaGAACAAATGACTCATATAGCACTAAACCAAGTTCTTATTTTCAAATTAGCACTTTTGATTCATTAAAGAGATAATTTACCTCTATGCCCTCTCCTTtgagttattaaaaaaaaaatacagaactGGAAATCAATTATAGGAGACGATCTCCGACGTTATCCTCGGCTTCGCCATTGACGATCTATCTCTCCTTTCTCGCTCTTGTATTGTGTACGCTTCTagagaaagatgaagaagaagaagaagatgagtcaTGTCTGGATTATACAACAACAACTCGTCTTACTTTTCTCCTGCTAGAGCTGCTTCTCCTCAGATCAGAAGCACTCCTGAGATCGACAGGTATATGTCTCTCTGATCTCTTCTCTCGAAAAGAACACTcctgtttgtttttgtttttaacagaTCTGATTCGTTCTTTCTTGTCTCTCGAACAGCTCTCAGTACTTGACGGAGCTTCTCGTTGAACATCAAAAGCTTACACCTTTTATGCAAGTCTTGCCCATATGCAGCCGCCTGTTGAATCAAGGTTTGTCCTTTTCAAGATTCTTGATTCGGAACTCATTTTTGGGAGTCAAATCAGGTAGTCCAATCAATGGTGTTTTAGTCTCATTTGATTTGTTTCTTAAGTTTTGGTCTTATTGAATCAATCAAAATACTTACTTAGTAGTACTAGCATTTAAGTGTCTTTCAGTTGCCTTGTTGTTGTTCGTTTGAAAGATTCATTGATTGATGTTTCAGAGATGTTCAGGGTATCTGGAATGATGCCTAACCAAGGAGGATTTGGCGGCGATTTTGATAGACTCAGACACAGAAGTCCCAGTCCAATGGCTTCTTCTAATCTTATGTCTAATGTCTCTAACTCCGGTTTAGCTGCTTGGAACAGAGCTTCTCTCTCAGGAGGTATTACCATCATCTGTTTTAAGCTCTGTACTTGTGTTGTCTAAGATTGTGACTGCGTTGTGTTGCATCTGTTTGAGCATTGTGGAACACCTGGAATGACAATGGATTGGCAAGGTGCACCTGGAAGTCCCAGCTCATACACTGTCAAAAGGATATTGCGTCTGGAGATTCCAATATATAGCTATCCTAATGTCAGTACTCACTAACcgatgcttttatttttttgctttagtCTTGCTTGATTCTTCTCGGTTGTCTTTGCAGATTCCATTGGAAATGAAGATCAGAGAAGGTTCTGATGAAGGTGTTCCTGTGATTGTTTCTTCACCTGGTTCTGTAGTATTAAAAGCTTATGAAGATTCTAGCTCAAAACGTGGTGAATAGGCTCAAGGAGCTACGTGATAATCCTTAGAATGAGATTCAGACAAAACTTAACGTTCCACACTCATCATAGAACAAGCCATGAGAACAAGAGGCATTATAAAACCAAGTTTTGCAATTGCTGAGAGANNNNNNNNNNNNNNNNNNNNNNNNNNNNNNNNNNNNNNNNNNNNNNNNNNNNNNNNNNNNNNNNNNNNNNNNNNNNNNNNNNNNNNNNNNNNNNNNNNNNTTTGTTACTTTCCTTTTTATACTAAGTCgatgattaaaaaaatcaactaataagattaagagaattatgcttaaaatataaaatataataatttctaaaagtaataacacatatatgatatcaCATTTTCATTGGAAAATAATtggtatttttataattatatatttgattgttttgccttcatttgactcatttttatactatatatatgtatagtgaATGActgaatttaattaatattatcaagtttttattaataatataaacataataaaaacgtttttgggagaaagttataatattacacgtattatgccattaatacatttaataaatggtcgacatttattaatattcttgcgcaagttatgattaatgagatcaGGAATTAATTTAAATGGTCGAAATATGATATGCAAACTATAACAAATTATGAGGACAAGTAAGTTTAAATCAGACCTTCTTCTTATGCAACTTGTCTTTCTGCAGCTTCATAGGTTTCAATAAGGATCCATTATCCATGAACTCGTATATAAGCGCCATCTTCTCTGTTTCGTTGCAGTATCCAATAAGTGCGGTTAGGTTCTTGTGATGAACTCGCAGGAGAAGTTCAACCTGcaataagaaagaaaataataggCGTCATTAAGATTGTTGTATGGTCTatcatgataaaaaaaagagaagaatgtTTGTGTTTTAAGACCTCGACATttacctttatatatatatataaagtgagCGTGAAGAGTATTAATGACGCCAAGGTAATATTCATACAATAAATAATGAAATCgtttaaagaaatatattaaatttttatcgtcataaaatgatattaccatatttttattattcttgcgcaagttataattaatgagattagcaattaatacacgtatttattattattcttgcgcaagttataattaatgagattagcaattaatacacgtatttattattattcttgcgcaagttataaTTAATGAGATTAGCAATTAGTGTTCGGTAATATTTGACttttttactataataattatgatctcGTGATCggtaaataataacatattatggtttcttctaatttcttttctcataaattatagtttctgagacattttaaattattttaaattactaatactctaatatgattttttttttaaattaccaatACTCTAAACATATTat from Raphanus sativus cultivar WK10039 chromosome 8, ASM80110v3, whole genome shotgun sequence includes:
- the LOC130498910 gene encoding KH domain-containing protein At2g38610-like isoform X2 — its product is MSGLYNNNSSYFSPARAASPQIRSTPEIDSSQYLTELLVEHQKLTPFMQVLPICSRLLNQEMFRVSGMMPNQGGFGGDFDRLRHRSPSPMASSNLMSNVSNSGLAAWNRASLSGGITIICFKLCTCVV
- the LOC130498910 gene encoding KH domain-containing protein At2g38610-like isoform X1 yields the protein MSGLYNNNSSYFSPARAASPQIRSTPEIDSSQYLTELLVEHQKLTPFMQVLPICSRLLNQGLSFSRFLIRNSFLGVKSEMFRVSGMMPNQGGFGGDFDRLRHRSPSPMASSNLMSNVSNSGLAAWNRASLSGGITIICFKLCTCVV